In Nostoc sp. UHCC 0926, a single genomic region encodes these proteins:
- a CDS encoding helix-turn-helix domain-containing protein, translated as MLLNYQYHAYPNNNQKLELNSWLRVCRYWYNKQLGEKFDWWENNCNSVNACRLVCSLPEQRDNPNFSSQKKQLPVIKEDLAYIEYSSESLKEV; from the coding sequence ATGTTACTGAATTACCAGTATCACGCTTACCCAAACAACAATCAAAAACTAGAACTGAATAGTTGGTTGCGAGTTTGCCGATACTGGTACAACAAGCAACTGGGTGAGAAATTTGATTGGTGGGAAAATAACTGCAACAGTGTCAATGCTTGTCGCCTTGTTTGCTCGTTACCAGAACAGAGGGATAATCCCAATTTCTCCTCTCAGAAAAAACAGCTTCCTGTTATCAAGGAGGACTTGGCTTATATTGAATATTCTAGTGAATCGTTAAAAGAAGTGTAG
- the murC gene encoding UDP-N-acetylmuramate--L-alanine ligase: MTNSVDFSGRPFHFIGIGGIGMSALAYVLAKRQFPVSGSDLRPNHITHKLESIGAHIFGRQEASNLEFFRPQVLANAVVLNSQEQLPTATKSKLPQVICSTAINTNNLEYKAALELGCPILHRSDVLAALISDYYSIAVAGTHGKTTTSSMIGYMLLEAGLDPTILVGGEVNAWEGNARLGQSQYLVAEADESDGSLVKHAPEIGIITNIELDHPDHYDTLEEVIDIFQTFAEGCKTLIGSIDCATVRDRLQPTISYSLYSDTDADYTVTNIDYRADGTTALVWERGKALGVLNLRLLSRHNLSNALAAVAVGRALGLEFGAIAKGIATFEGARRRFEFRGEVDGITFIDDYAHHPSEIRATLAAARLQARPGQRVVAIFQPHRYSRTLTFLKEFAESFTHADLVVLTDIYSAGEPNLGQISGEHLAAEIAKQHSQVVYQPTLPAVCEYLLQTLRPGDLALFLGAGNLNQVIPEVITTLCEPAKATS; the protein is encoded by the coding sequence ATGACTAATTCTGTAGATTTTAGTGGTAGACCATTTCATTTCATTGGCATCGGTGGCATAGGTATGTCTGCTCTGGCATACGTTCTCGCCAAGCGTCAATTTCCAGTATCAGGTTCGGATCTTCGTCCTAACCACATTACGCACAAATTGGAATCTATTGGTGCTCATATTTTTGGTAGACAAGAGGCAAGCAATCTCGAATTCTTTCGCCCTCAGGTATTGGCTAATGCAGTAGTATTAAATTCACAAGAACAATTACCTACTGCTACTAAGTCAAAACTACCTCAAGTCATTTGTTCAACAGCAATTAACACGAATAATTTAGAATACAAAGCAGCGCTGGAATTAGGTTGTCCAATTTTACATCGTTCAGATGTACTAGCGGCCTTAATTTCCGATTACTACAGTATTGCAGTGGCAGGAACACACGGCAAAACTACAACCAGTAGCATGATTGGCTATATGCTTCTGGAAGCAGGTCTAGATCCAACGATTTTAGTGGGTGGCGAAGTCAATGCTTGGGAAGGTAATGCTCGATTGGGACAAAGCCAATATTTGGTGGCCGAAGCAGATGAATCTGATGGTTCTTTGGTAAAACACGCTCCAGAAATTGGCATCATCACCAATATTGAACTCGATCATCCTGACCATTACGATACATTAGAAGAAGTAATTGACATCTTCCAGACATTTGCTGAGGGTTGTAAAACGTTAATAGGTAGCATTGACTGTGCGACAGTGCGCGATCGCTTGCAACCCACAATCAGCTACAGCTTATACTCAGATACCGATGCTGACTACACCGTGACTAATATTGATTATCGTGCTGATGGCACCACGGCTTTAGTTTGGGAAAGAGGCAAAGCTTTGGGCGTATTGAATTTGCGGCTGCTCAGTCGGCACAATCTCAGTAATGCTCTAGCAGCAGTGGCTGTTGGTCGGGCGTTGGGCTTAGAATTTGGAGCAATTGCCAAAGGCATCGCCACCTTTGAAGGAGCAAGACGACGCTTTGAGTTCCGAGGTGAAGTTGATGGTATTACTTTCATTGATGACTATGCTCATCACCCCAGCGAGATTCGTGCTACTCTGGCCGCAGCACGCTTACAGGCAAGACCAGGGCAAAGAGTGGTTGCCATCTTCCAACCCCATCGCTATAGCCGGACACTGACCTTTTTAAAAGAATTTGCCGAGTCCTTTACCCATGCTGATTTGGTTGTGCTGACTGATATTTACAGTGCAGGCGAACCCAATTTAGGGCAAATTAGTGGTGAACATCTAGCGGCGGAAATTGCTAAACAGCATTCGCAGGTAGTTTATCAACCAACTTTACCCGCAGTGTGTGAGTACTTGCTGCAAACACTACGCCCAGGAGATTTGGCGCTGTTTTTGGGAGCTGGGAACTTGAACCAGGTGATTCCTGAAGTAATTACGACACTTTGCGAGCCTGCTAAAGCCACATCTTAA
- a CDS encoding type I glyceraldehyde-3-phosphate dehydrogenase, which yields MIRVAINGFGRIGRNFARCWVGRENSKIDLVAINDTSDPRTNAHLLKYDSMLGKIKGAEISADDNSIIVNGKTIKCVSDRNPEKLPWRDWGIDLIIEATGVFTSKEGALKHVNAGAKKVLITAPGKNEDGTFVIGVNHHDYDHNIHNIISNASCTTNCLAPIAKVLNDKFGIIKGTMTTTHSYTGDQRLLDASHRDLRRARAAAINIVPTSTGAAKAVALVIPDLKGKLNGVALRVPTPNVSMVDFVVQVEKRTITEEVNQAFKDAAEGSLKGILDYSDLELVSSDYQGSDASSIVDASLTLVMGNDLVKVMAWYDNEWGYSQRVLDLAELVAQKWV from the coding sequence GTGATTAGAGTTGCAATCAACGGTTTCGGGCGGATTGGACGTAACTTTGCGCGCTGCTGGGTGGGTAGAGAGAATAGTAAAATCGACCTTGTGGCTATTAATGACACGTCAGACCCTAGAACCAATGCTCATCTGCTGAAGTATGACTCGATGCTAGGGAAGATCAAAGGTGCTGAGATTAGTGCCGATGATAACTCTATCATCGTTAACGGTAAGACCATTAAGTGCGTATCCGATCGCAACCCAGAAAAGTTGCCCTGGAGAGATTGGGGAATTGACCTAATTATCGAAGCAACGGGGGTGTTTACTAGCAAAGAAGGAGCGCTGAAGCATGTGAATGCTGGAGCTAAGAAAGTTCTGATTACCGCTCCTGGTAAGAACGAGGATGGCACTTTTGTGATTGGTGTGAATCATCACGACTATGATCACAACATACACAACATTATCAGTAATGCTAGCTGTACTACCAACTGCTTGGCGCCGATCGCCAAGGTGTTGAACGATAAGTTCGGCATCATCAAAGGTACGATGACCACCACCCATAGCTATACAGGTGACCAGCGCTTGCTAGACGCTTCTCACCGGGATTTGCGACGGGCGAGGGCAGCAGCGATCAACATTGTACCCACCTCCACTGGTGCAGCAAAAGCAGTGGCACTGGTTATCCCAGACCTCAAAGGCAAGCTAAATGGTGTTGCCTTGCGTGTACCTACCCCGAACGTCTCAATGGTAGATTTCGTAGTTCAGGTTGAGAAGCGTACTATTACTGAAGAAGTTAACCAAGCTTTCAAAGATGCTGCCGAAGGTTCACTTAAAGGCATTTTGGACTATAGCGATCTAGAACTGGTATCTTCCGATTATCAAGGTAGTGATGCTTCTTCGATTGTTGATGCCAGCTTGACTTTGGTTATGGGCAATGACTTAGTGAAAGTTATGGCGTGGTATGACAACGAGTGGGGTTACAGCCAACGAGTCTTGGATTTGGCAGAATTGGTAGCCCAGAAGTGGGTTTAA
- a CDS encoding GAF domain-containing sensor histidine kinase, translating into MIEPENKLFALKDGWDSHESREQQRLKALSDLGLRQPETIPVFEEATQTAAHFLEAPISILGFIDQERHWFKSAVGLSRLGLMNHLAQSRQLSRRESFCTQVVESLQIFVINDTHNLTDPALASNKLVQDYGIRAYLGAPLIDAEGHCLGALAVMDLVPRNFTNRDIEFLQIIARWSMSEFERNRLLQGKLESSTPRSAPIFSLNEERNAEIKITPRTKDSDSISTKQLKLELLAQLTQELRTPLTSVLGMASVLGREIYGPLMPKQREYLEIIQHSGRYLLSLVNEITELGAMDENSTALNLAPVDIEMLCQQAINTLEEAANRREQDIRLSIEPGRNRILPLDKDKVRQILYHLVFSVIQLSATGSIVRIHVSYKEDTLNITIWVSHPWLGDGITEVDPYFRLNSLSLLELTGEVESYNTRAESREQRDISSVAVDNSKNLSDSHANLFAASSGINLAKSHGSLSRESLGLLLSCQLAELHSGHILIQGSPESGYRYVLCLPLQLATSSQAISDI; encoded by the coding sequence ATGATAGAGCCTGAAAACAAATTATTTGCCCTAAAGGATGGTTGGGATTCTCATGAATCAAGAGAACAACAACGCCTCAAAGCTTTGTCAGATTTAGGTTTGCGACAACCAGAAACGATTCCGGTTTTTGAAGAAGCCACACAGACTGCTGCCCACTTTTTGGAAGCACCAATTTCCATATTGGGATTTATAGATCAAGAACGCCACTGGTTCAAGTCGGCAGTGGGCTTATCTAGGCTGGGACTAATGAACCATTTGGCACAAAGCCGCCAACTGTCACGTCGGGAATCCTTTTGTACTCAGGTAGTAGAGAGTTTACAAATATTTGTAATTAATGATACGCATAACCTTACAGATCCAGCACTTGCTAGCAATAAGTTGGTGCAGGATTATGGTATTCGTGCTTACTTAGGAGCGCCACTGATTGATGCTGAGGGACATTGTTTAGGTGCATTAGCGGTGATGGATTTAGTGCCGCGCAATTTTACAAACCGAGACATTGAGTTTTTACAAATCATAGCTCGTTGGAGCATGAGTGAATTTGAACGTAACCGACTCCTGCAAGGGAAACTCGAATCAAGCACTCCCAGGAGCGCTCCGATATTTTCACTCAATGAGGAACGTAACGCTGAGATTAAAATCACCCCACGCACTAAAGATAGCGACTCTATTTCTACCAAGCAGCTGAAACTGGAACTTTTGGCTCAACTAACTCAGGAGTTACGCACACCCTTAACATCTGTACTTGGTATGGCTAGTGTTTTAGGACGTGAGATTTATGGGCCTTTAATGCCTAAACAGAGAGAATATTTGGAAATTATCCAACACAGTGGTCGTTACTTACTTTCCCTAGTAAACGAAATTACCGAACTAGGAGCTATGGATGAAAACTCAACTGCGCTGAATCTGGCTCCTGTGGATATCGAAATGCTGTGTCAACAAGCTATTAATACCCTAGAAGAAGCGGCTAATCGCCGTGAGCAAGATATTCGCCTCTCTATAGAACCGGGACGCAATCGCATTTTGCCTTTAGATAAAGACAAGGTGCGGCAAATCCTCTATCACCTGGTTTTCAGTGTAATTCAACTTTCCGCTACAGGTAGCATTGTTCGCATTCATGTCTCTTACAAGGAAGATACGCTCAACATTACTATTTGGGTTTCCCATCCCTGGCTAGGGGACGGGATCACTGAGGTTGATCCCTACTTCCGTCTCAATTCTTTGTCGTTGCTGGAGTTGACAGGTGAAGTAGAAAGTTACAATACTCGTGCAGAAAGCCGGGAGCAACGAGATATTTCATCAGTAGCAGTGGACAATTCAAAAAACTTGAGTGATTCCCACGCAAATTTATTTGCTGCTAGTTCAGGTATAAATTTAGCTAAATCACATGGAAGTCTTTCTCGTGAAAGCTTGGGTCTATTGCTAAGTTGTCAACTGGCAGAATTGCATAGTGGACATATTTTAATTCAAGGTTCACCAGAATCAGGATATCGTTATGTGCTTTGTTTGCCATTGCAACTGGCGACTTCCTCACAAGCAATTAGCGATATCTGA
- a CDS encoding YbaB/EbfC family nucleoid-associated protein, producing the protein MTGKGQGFGFGLGKMKELAEAFKKAQQVQEGAKRLQEELEQMEIQGESGGGLVKVIVSGNQEPKRVEISPDALAEGAEVLSDLVTVAMKEAYTKSTATMRERMEELTSGLELPGF; encoded by the coding sequence ATGACAGGAAAAGGACAGGGATTCGGCTTTGGCTTAGGAAAAATGAAGGAACTGGCTGAAGCTTTTAAGAAAGCGCAGCAAGTTCAAGAAGGCGCAAAGCGACTTCAAGAAGAATTGGAGCAAATGGAGATTCAAGGAGAATCTGGCGGTGGTCTGGTGAAAGTGATTGTCAGTGGTAACCAAGAACCCAAGCGGGTGGAAATTTCTCCAGATGCTTTAGCCGAAGGTGCAGAAGTGCTTTCTGATCTGGTGACAGTGGCAATGAAAGAAGCCTACACCAAGTCCACTGCAACAATGCGGGAACGTATGGAAGAATTGACCAGTGGACTGGAACTTCCTGGATTTTAG
- a CDS encoding low molecular weight protein-tyrosine-phosphatase — protein sequence MAYKLLFVCLGNICRSPSAENIMNHLIEQAGLSDGCADPKGVPILCDSAGTSSYHIGSPPDRRMSAAVAAKLGIKLRGRARQFQESDFQDFDLILAMDQENYENILTLDQTKQYQYKVRLMCEFCSRHTLKEVPDPYYGGQQGFNQVIDLLIDACEGLLTKVMSYEL from the coding sequence ATGGCTTACAAGTTGCTATTTGTCTGCTTAGGTAACATCTGCCGATCGCCATCGGCAGAAAACATAATGAATCATCTAATTGAGCAGGCTGGCTTGAGCGATGGCTGTGCCGACCCCAAAGGTGTCCCCATCCTTTGTGACTCTGCTGGTACATCTAGTTATCACATTGGTAGCCCACCTGACAGACGCATGAGTGCTGCGGTGGCTGCAAAGTTGGGAATTAAACTGCGTGGTCGAGCTCGCCAGTTTCAAGAGTCAGACTTTCAAGACTTTGATTTGATTTTGGCGATGGATCAAGAAAATTATGAGAACATTCTCACTCTTGATCAAACTAAGCAATATCAGTATAAAGTGCGTTTGATGTGCGAGTTTTGCTCTCGACACACTCTAAAGGAAGTTCCAGATCCCTATTACGGTGGTCAACAGGGATTTAATCAAGTTATTGATTTACTGATCGATGCTTGTGAAGGTCTGCTTACAAAAGTTATGAGTTATGAGTTATGA
- the murB gene encoding UDP-N-acetylmuramate dehydrogenase: MTISQAAGNVCTVSALNTKKHQTTNSVESEVIYLPSTDCVIKSQASLSAFTSYRVGGAADLYVAPRNLEALQASLKYAKERDLKVTTLGAGSNLLVSDRGISGLVIATRHLRFSNFDPQTGQLTVAAGESIPSLAWAAAELGWEGLEWAVGIPGTAGGAVVMNAGAHNSCIADMLVSAQVLSPDGTLETITPEQLSYSYRTSLLQGGDRIVTQATLQLAPGAEPAKVVAITKQHKKHRLSTQPYNFPSCGSVFRNPKPYTAGWLIEQTGLKGYQIGGAQVALLHANFIVNRGGAKASDIFCLISHIQHQVQERWSIRLEPEVKMLGEFQGAC; encoded by the coding sequence ATGACCATTTCCCAGGCAGCTGGAAACGTCTGCACAGTTTCTGCTTTGAATACAAAGAAACACCAAACAACTAATTCGGTGGAGAGTGAAGTAATTTACTTACCCAGTACTGATTGTGTGATTAAGTCCCAGGCTTCCTTGTCAGCGTTTACTTCCTATAGGGTTGGGGGAGCTGCTGATTTGTACGTTGCCCCCCGAAACTTAGAAGCACTGCAAGCAAGTCTTAAATACGCAAAAGAACGTGATTTAAAGGTGACAACACTGGGAGCAGGTTCTAACTTGCTAGTGAGCGATCGCGGTATATCAGGTTTAGTCATTGCGACTCGTCATCTCCGCTTCAGCAACTTTGACCCCCAGACAGGTCAGTTAACCGTTGCTGCCGGAGAATCAATTCCCAGCTTGGCATGGGCGGCAGCAGAATTAGGGTGGGAAGGATTGGAGTGGGCTGTTGGTATCCCTGGAACAGCAGGAGGTGCCGTGGTGATGAATGCAGGGGCACATAATAGCTGTATCGCAGATATGTTAGTTAGTGCCCAGGTACTTTCACCCGATGGGACGCTGGAAACTATTACCCCGGAACAGTTAAGTTATAGTTACCGGACTTCATTATTGCAAGGTGGCGATCGCATAGTCACCCAAGCCACCTTACAACTCGCGCCAGGTGCCGAGCCAGCAAAAGTTGTGGCAATCACCAAACAACACAAAAAGCATCGGTTGAGTACCCAACCATACAACTTCCCCAGTTGTGGCAGTGTATTCCGCAATCCCAAACCTTACACAGCAGGCTGGTTAATTGAACAAACTGGTCTCAAAGGCTACCAAATTGGTGGAGCGCAAGTAGCACTACTCCATGCTAATTTTATCGTTAACCGTGGTGGGGCAAAAGCTAGTGACATTTTCTGTCTCATTAGTCACATCCAACATCAGGTACAAGAACGTTGGTCTATTCGGTTAGAGCCAGAAGTCAAAATGCTCGGAGAGTTTCAAGGTGCTTGTTGA
- a CDS encoding response regulator transcription factor yields the protein MPLTILVVDDDLGTRLYISDYLELSGYSVITANDGQEALAMVDEYHPDLIVTDIAMPQMNGYELVRRVRQQPVFRLLPVILLTARTKTQERIMGYQSGCDLYLPKPFELEELAAAIRNLLERSQIIQSEYRFSHKDSLGLSTSTKAVDAHNSLSTQIQKSHLHSSLTHREQQVLELLTHGLSNADMGHQLYLSPRTVEKYVSSLLRKTSTSNRAELVRFAIKHGLVE from the coding sequence ATGCCCTTGACGATCCTTGTAGTGGATGATGATTTGGGCACTCGTCTGTATATTAGCGACTATCTTGAACTGTCTGGCTACTCGGTAATCACGGCTAATGACGGTCAAGAGGCTTTGGCTATGGTGGATGAGTATCATCCGGATTTGATTGTCACGGATATCGCCATGCCACAGATGAATGGCTACGAACTAGTGCGTCGGGTGCGTCAACAACCAGTATTTCGGTTATTGCCTGTAATTTTATTAACAGCCCGAACTAAGACCCAGGAAAGAATTATGGGCTACCAGTCAGGGTGCGATTTATACTTACCCAAACCTTTTGAACTGGAAGAGTTAGCAGCAGCAATCCGTAATCTTTTAGAGCGATCGCAAATCATTCAATCGGAGTACCGCTTTTCTCATAAAGATAGTTTGGGTCTTTCCACCTCGACAAAAGCGGTGGACGCCCATAATTCTTTGTCCACTCAAATTCAGAAATCCCACTTGCACTCATCTCTAACTCATAGAGAACAGCAAGTCTTAGAGTTATTGACTCATGGTCTTTCTAATGCCGATATGGGTCATCAGCTATATCTGAGTCCTCGAACAGTGGAAAAGTATGTTAGCAGTTTATTGAGAAAAACTTCAACTAGCAACCGAGCAGAATTAGTACGTTTTGCGATTAAGCATGGTCTGGTGGAATAA
- the nadD gene encoding nicotinate (nicotinamide) nucleotide adenylyltransferase, with protein sequence MQQLAIFGGTFDPIHWGHLLVAETAMQEVSLEKVIWVPSLNPPHKEAALFEHRVEMLQLAIKDNPAFTVSQVEANRSGTSYAINTLIDLSASYLNTHWYWIVGLDTFQTLPRWYRGHELAQMCDWLIAPRLLGGETITQSKLICKQVEQQLREQSHTIHWQFLNTPLVGVSSSLIRKFCRDRQSIRYLVPESVRSYITNNNLYSNKSE encoded by the coding sequence ATGCAGCAACTAGCAATTTTTGGTGGCACGTTTGATCCAATTCATTGGGGACACCTGCTCGTAGCTGAGACAGCAATGCAAGAAGTATCCCTTGAAAAGGTAATTTGGGTGCCATCCCTAAATCCTCCTCACAAAGAAGCAGCTTTGTTTGAGCATCGTGTGGAAATGCTGCAATTAGCCATAAAAGATAACCCAGCGTTTACTGTCTCACAAGTGGAGGCAAATCGCTCTGGGACTTCCTATGCCATAAACACCCTGATCGACTTATCTGCTTCTTACCTAAATACTCACTGGTACTGGATTGTAGGCTTGGATACTTTCCAAACCTTACCCCGTTGGTACCGTGGACACGAACTAGCACAAATGTGTGATTGGTTAATCGCACCCCGACTGCTAGGTGGTGAGACTATAACTCAAAGCAAACTAATCTGCAAGCAAGTGGAGCAACAACTCAGGGAGCAGTCTCATACCATTCACTGGCAATTCTTGAATACACCTTTAGTAGGAGTTTCGTCAAGTCTAATTCGCAAATTTTGCCGCGATCGCCAGTCAATTCGTTATTTAGTCCCGGAATCGGTCAGATCATATATCACTAACAACAATCTCTACTCGAACAAATCTGAATAA
- a CDS encoding WGxxGxxG family protein, with the protein MKSNFITFVGAGVLSLSMGILPLTLSAQAQTTNDSGATTAPTTTTNERNDFNWGWLGLIGLFGLAGLAGKKRDPQPTAYRDPNAPSATTYRD; encoded by the coding sequence ATGAAAAGTAATTTCATTACATTTGTTGGGGCTGGCGTTCTCAGCTTGAGTATGGGAATTTTACCCTTAACTCTATCTGCACAAGCTCAGACAACTAATGACTCCGGGGCCACTACTGCTCCAACAACGACCACTAATGAGCGCAACGATTTTAATTGGGGTTGGCTAGGATTGATTGGTTTATTTGGTCTAGCTGGGTTGGCTGGCAAAAAGCGCGATCCTCAACCGACTGCTTATCGCGACCCTAATGCCCCAAGTGCCACTACCTACAGAGATTAG
- a CDS encoding IctB family putative bicarbonate transporter has protein sequence MNLVWQRFTLSSLPLKEYLATSYVHRSLVGLLSSWRQTSVLIQWGDAIAAALLSLVYALAPFASSTLVGLLLVACVVFWLLLTLSDEATPANVSSVTPIHLLVLFYWGIAAVATALSPVKKAALSDLATLTLYLLLFALCARVLRSPRLRSWIIILYLHVSLIVSVYGLRQWFFGATALATWVDPESPLSKTTRVYSYLENPNLLAGYLLPAVIFSLVAIFAWQSWLKKALALTMLIVNTACLILTFSRGGWIGLVVAVLAVMALLVYWKSDQMPPFWRTWSLPIVLGSLIGVLILAVIFVEPVRLRVFSIFADRQDSSNNFRRNVWDAVFEMIRDRPIFGIGPGHNSFNQVYPLYQRPRYTALSAYSILFEVTVETGFVGLACFLWLIIVTFNTAFLQVRRLRRLRSGEGFWLIGAIAILLGMLAHGTVDTVWYRPEVNTLWWLIVALIASYWTPLAQSQISSTNSEPAIN, from the coding sequence ATGAATTTAGTCTGGCAACGATTTACTTTATCATCTTTACCGCTCAAAGAATATCTTGCTACCAGTTACGTACACCGTTCTCTGGTGGGACTGTTAAGTTCTTGGCGGCAAACCAGCGTCTTGATTCAGTGGGGAGATGCGATCGCAGCGGCTTTACTGAGTTTAGTATATGCGCTTGCACCTTTTGCTTCGAGTACATTGGTAGGCTTGTTGCTGGTGGCTTGTGTGGTATTTTGGCTGTTGTTGACTTTATCTGATGAAGCAACACCAGCAAATGTCTCGTCAGTCACTCCCATTCATTTGCTGGTATTGTTCTACTGGGGAATTGCCGCAGTCGCAACAGCATTATCACCAGTGAAAAAGGCGGCACTTAGCGATTTGGCAACGTTGACCTTGTATTTGCTACTATTTGCCCTTTGTGCCAGGGTACTGAGGTCACCTCGCCTCCGGTCTTGGATTATCATCCTTTACCTACACGTATCGTTAATTGTCAGTGTATATGGATTGCGGCAATGGTTTTTTGGAGCCACAGCACTGGCAACTTGGGTTGATCCAGAATCTCCTCTGTCTAAGACTACAAGAGTCTACAGTTATTTAGAGAATCCCAACTTATTGGCTGGATACCTCCTACCAGCAGTAATTTTTAGCTTGGTGGCAATTTTTGCATGGCAAAGCTGGCTCAAAAAAGCCTTAGCATTAACAATGTTGATTGTCAATACTGCCTGCCTGATCCTGACTTTTAGTCGTGGTGGTTGGATTGGACTAGTGGTGGCAGTTTTGGCTGTAATGGCATTGCTAGTTTATTGGAAAAGCGACCAAATGCCTCCTTTTTGGCGTACTTGGTCACTACCGATTGTCTTGGGAAGTTTGATCGGGGTATTAATACTAGCAGTGATATTTGTAGAGCCAGTCCGCCTGCGAGTATTCAGTATTTTTGCCGACCGTCAAGATAGCAGTAATAATTTTCGCCGAAATGTGTGGGATGCTGTCTTTGAGATGATTCGCGATCGCCCGATTTTCGGCATTGGCCCTGGTCACAACTCTTTTAATCAAGTTTATCCCCTCTACCAACGCCCTCGTTACACTGCTTTAAGTGCCTATTCGATTTTGTTTGAAGTGACTGTAGAAACTGGCTTTGTTGGTTTAGCTTGCTTTCTCTGGCTAATAATTGTCACATTTAATACGGCATTTCTACAAGTGCGACGATTGCGACGATTGAGAAGTGGAGAGGGATTTTGGCTAATTGGGGCGATCGCTATTTTGTTAGGTATGCTAGCTCACGGCACTGTAGATACTGTCTGGTATCGTCCTGAAGTTAATACTCTCTGGTGGCTCATCGTTGCCTTAATTGCCAGCTATTGGACACCTTTAGCTCAAAGCCAGATAAGTTCAACTAACTCAGAACCAGCAATAAACTAA
- the smpB gene encoding SsrA-binding protein SmpB, whose translation MSDNNEGYKVICDNRQARYLYEILETYEAGIELTGTEVKSIRAGKVNLQDGYALLRNGEAWLINVHISPYNASGQYFNHEPRRTRKLLLHRQELRKLIGKVEQQGLTLIPLKMYLKRGWVKVSIALGKGKKLHDKREDLKRRQDQRDIQRAMKSY comes from the coding sequence ATGAGCGACAACAACGAAGGTTACAAAGTTATTTGCGACAACCGTCAAGCCCGTTATTTGTATGAAATTCTAGAAACTTACGAAGCTGGAATTGAGTTGACAGGAACCGAGGTGAAGTCGATTCGTGCGGGTAAAGTCAATCTCCAAGATGGCTATGCTTTGCTTCGCAATGGCGAAGCATGGTTGATCAATGTGCATATCTCACCTTACAACGCTAGTGGACAATATTTTAATCATGAACCACGCCGTACACGCAAGCTGCTGCTGCATCGCCAAGAACTCCGCAAGCTAATTGGCAAAGTAGAACAGCAGGGTTTAACTTTAATCCCTTTGAAAATGTATCTCAAACGAGGCTGGGTAAAAGTGAGTATAGCTCTTGGCAAAGGTAAAAAGCTCCACGATAAGCGAGAAGACCTGAAACGACGCCAAGACCAGCGTGACATTCAACGGGCTATGAAAAGCTATTGA